Genomic segment of Streptomyces zhihengii:
CGGTGCCGGTGTGGATGGTCCCGCCGAGTTCGCGCAGGTAGGAGGCGAGCGCGTCGGAGATGGCCTGGGAGCCGCCGCGCGGCACGGGCCAGCCCACCTCGTGCGCGGCGAGCGCGAACATCAGGGCGATCCCGCCGGTGGCGATGCCGCTGGTCGGCGCGATGGCATGGGCGGCGAGCCCGGCGAGCAGGGCCCTGCCCTTGTCCCCCTCGAAGCGGCGGGCCAGCCAGGAGGCGGGCCGGATCGCGTCCAGGCCGAAGCGGGCGAAGCGCAGCGGATCGCGCGGCAGACCGTCCCAGGGGGTGCGCAGGAAGTCCGCGGCGATGGTGTCCCAGCGGCCCAGATAGGGCGCGAGCAGCCGCCGGTAGGCGCCGGCGTCGGACGCGCCGAGCGACAGCGCGGTCTCGGCGACGGACCGGCTGAGCACGGCGGCGGTGCCGTCCGGGAAGGGGTGGGCGAGCGGCAGTTCGGGGTGCAGCCAGGTGAGCCCGTGGCGCTCCAGCGGCATCCGCCCGAAGGCGGGCGACCCGATGCCGAGCGGGTGGACCGCGGAGCAGGGATCGTGCCGGAAGCCGGGAAGCGTCAGCTCCTCGGTCCTGGCGCCCCCGCCCACGGTGTCCAGGGCTTCGAACACGGCGACCGAGAAGCCGCGGCGGGCCAGTTCGGCCGCGGCCGTCAGCCCGTTGGGGCCCGCTCCCACGACGACGGCATCGAGCATCGACGGCACCTTCGGACTCCTTTGTCAGCCGACGGCCATGAACACCCAGGATATTCACAGGCGTCGGCGGCCAGGGGCCGGGTACCGTCCCGTCGCGATGAACGAGATGGACGAAACGATCCGGCGCATGGCCGGACGGCTGCTGACCGTGCCCGGTGTGCGCGCCGTCGCCCTCGGCGGGAGCCGGGCGCGCGGCGCCCACCGGCCGGATTCCGACTGGGACCTGGGCGTGTACTACCGGGGCGGCGTCGACACCCGGGCGCTGGCACGCCTCGCCTCGGAGGTCACGGGCGAGGAGGTCGACGTGGCCGGCCCGGGCGGCTGGGGCCCCTGGGTCGACGGCGGCGCCTGGCTGCGGGTGGACGGGGTGCCCGTCGACTGGATCCTGCGGGACCTGGACCGCGTCCGGCGGGTGTGGTCCGACTGCCGCGAGGGGCGCTACGAGGTGGGGGTGCAGCCCGGCCACCCGCTGGGCTTCTGGTCCCCCGCCTACCCGGGCGAGGTGTCCCTGTGCCGCGTACTCGCCGACAGTGAAGGGGAGTTGGGCGCGCTGCGGGAGGAGACCCGGCACTATCCGGAGCCGCTGCGCGCGGCGCTGGCCGGGGCGTCCTGGGAGGCGGAGTTCTCGGTCGCGGCGGCGCGCAAGTCGGTGGGTGCCGGGGACACGCTCCATGTGGCACTGTGCCTGTCCCGGGCGTTCGGTGTGCTGGCCCAGTCGCTGCACGCCTGGCACCGGGTCTGGTGCCTGAACGAGAAGGGCGCGCTGGCGGCGGCCGCCGCCCTGCCGGGGGCGCCCCGCGATCTGGTGGCGCGCGTGTCGGACATCCTCACCGCGCTGGACGCGCCCGCGGTGGACGCCGCGGACGCCCTCGTCCGCGAGACCCGCGCCCTGCTGACCTGACCACGAGCGACACCCGGGCGCGGGCGGGGAGTCCCGGCGCGGGCGGGGAGTCCCGGCGCGGGCGGGGAGTCCCGGCGCGGGCGCGGAGTCCCGGCGCGGAGTCCCGGCGCGGGCGGGGAGTCCCGGCGCGGGCGGGGAGTCCCGGCCGGGCTTCCCGCCACAAGGTCCACGTCACCCGCCCGTGCCCGTGCCGGGCTTCCCGCCGGGGGTCCACCTCACGCGCCCGTGCCCGGCCGGCTCGGGGCCGGTCCGGGCACGGCGCGGTGGGCACCGGCCCCGGCGTCAGCTCAGCAGGGCGAGCAGGCCGCGGGCCGTCGGCTCGTCGCGGGCCGCGGTGAACGGCAGGGTGTTGCCGCCCGCCACGCTGAACGGCCGCCCGGCGACGGTGAGCTGGCAGCCGCCCGCCTCGGTCACGAGCAGCAGCCCCGCCGCGTGGTCCCAGGCGTACTCCCAGCTGAACACCGTCGCGTCCAGCTCGCCGCGGGCCACCCGGAGGTACTCCAGGCCGGCCGAGCCGCACGGCTTCGGCAGCACGCCCGGCACGGAGAGGCCGAGCAGCAGGCGCTTCTCCTCGGGCGAGGAGTAGTCCGGGTTGGAGATGGCGACGCGCAGGGCGGCCCCGGGCTCGGGCGAACCGGCGAGCAGGGGCCGGCCGTCCAGCCGGGCTCCCCCGCCGCGGACGGCGAAGGCGAGCTCGTCGGGCACCGGCGCGTACGTCCAGGAGGCGAGGAGCTCGCCGCGGTGGGCGAGGGCGACCAGGGTGCAGAAGCCGGGGTCGCCCTCCACGAACTGGCGCGTGCCGTCGACCGGGTCGACGATCCACACCGGCGTGTCGCCGCGCAGCGCGTCGTAGACGGCCGGGTCGGCGTGCACCGATTCCTCGCCGACGACCACCGACCCCGGCAGCAGGGCGGTCAGGGAGGCGGTCAGGTGCTCCTCCGCCAGCCGGTCCGCCGCGGTGACGAGGTCGTGCGGCCCGCGCTTCTGGTCGATCTCGTGGTCGGCCAGCCGGCGGAACCGGGGTGTGATCTCGGTGGCGACCGCCTTGCGTATCGCCTCCTCGACGTCGGACAGGTCACCGCTGAGGAAGTCATCGATCATGCCCCCAGCCAATCATGGGCGGCCGACATCCCGGGAGCCGGTCAGCGCCCCACCGCGTAACCCTGCATTCCCCTCGGGTTCGCCGCCGCCGACAGCACCCCGGTGCGCGGGTCGCGGGCCACCGCGCACAGCCGCCCCTCGGACCAGGCGCCGCCGACGGTGACGTCGTGGCCGCGTCCGCGCAGGTCGGCGACGGTCTCCGGGGCCGTGCGGGATTCGACGGTGAGGCTGCCCGGGCGCATCCCGCGCGGATGGAAGGAGCCGGGGAAGGACTCGTTGTGCCAGTTCGGCGCGTCGACGGCGCCCTGGAGGTCCCAGCCGCCGCGGACGTGCGGGAGCTGCTCCAGGGCGAGCAGGAAGTGGAGCTGCCACTGGTCCTGCTGGTCGCCGCCGGGGGTGCCGAAGGCGAGCACCGGCTCGCCGTCGCGGAGCGCGATCGAGGGGGTGAGGGTGGTGCGGGGGCGGCGGCCGGGGGTGAGGGTGTTCGGCAGGCCCGGCTCCAGCCAGGTCATCTGGAGCCGGGTGCCCAGCGGGAAGCCCAGCTCGGGGACGACCGGGTTGGACTGGAGCCAGCCGCCGCTCGGGGTGGCGGCGACCATGTTGCCCCAGCGGTCGACGACGTCGACGTGGCAGGTGTCCCCCCGGGTGGCGCCGTCGCGGGACACGGTCGGCTCGCCGGCGCCCGGGGCCCCGGCGGTGTCGCCGAGGACGGTGAGGGCGTGCGGGCTGAGCAGCGGCGGACGGCCGCCGGGCGCACCGGGCCGCAGCTCGTAGGAGGCCTTCTCGCCGATCAGGGCCCGGCGGGCGGCGTTGTACGGCTCGGAGAGGAGTTCGGCCAGGGGCACCGGAGCGGCGTCGCCGTACCAGGCCTCCCGGTCGGCCATCGCCAGCTTGCAGCCCTCCACGAGCAGATGGACGTACTCCCCCGAGCCGTGGGCGGGCAGTTCCGGCGGCAGCAGGGCGAGCTGCTGGAGCAGGACCGGCCCCTGGCTCCAGGGTCCCGCCTTGCACACGGTCCAGCCCCGCCACTCGTGGCTCACGGGCGCCTCGCAGGAGGCAGACCAGGAGGCCAGGTCGGCGGCGGCGAGGGTGCCGGCGTGCCGTTCGCCGCTGGTGTCCAGGGTGGGGCGGGCGGCCTGGCGGACGAGGGCGTCGGCGACGAATCCGGTGCGCCACACCTCGCGGGCGGCGTCGATCCGGCCCTCCCGGTCCGGGGCCGCCGCCTCGGCCTCGGCGACGAGGCGGCGCCAGGTGGCGGCGAGGGCGGGGTTGCGGAACAGCTCGCCGGGGCGGGGCGGCCTGCCGCCCGGGAGGTACACCTCCGCTGAGGTGGTCCACTCCGTCTCGAAGAGGCGGCGGACGCTCTCCACCGTCTCGCCGACCCGCTCGACCGGGGCGTGGCCGTGCTCGGCGTAGCCGATCGCGTAGCCCAGCACGTCGGCGAGGGACAGGGTGCCCCAGTCGCGCAGCAGCAGCATCCAGGCGTCGAAGGCGCCCGGGACGGCGGCGGCCAGCGGTCCGGTGCCGGGGACGACGTCGAGCCCGAGGCCGCGGTAGTGCGCGGGGGTCGCGCCGGCCGGGGCGACGCCCTGGCCGCACAGCACCCGCACCTCGCCCCCGGCGGGTGCGAGCAGCACCGGCACCTCGCCCGCCGGGCCGCACAGGTGCGGTTCGACGACATGGAGCACGAACCCGGCGGCGACGGCCGCGTCGTAGGCGTTGCCGCCGCGTTCCAGCACGGCCATGGCGGACTGCGAGGCGAGCCAGTGCGTGGACGACACCATGCCGAAGGTGCCCTGGAGGGTGGGGCGGGTGGTGAACGGCATCCGGCGACCTCGTTCCTCGGGTGCGCCGTCCGGCGGGCCGGTGCCCGGTCCGCCGGGCGGGCCGGAGGTCCCGTCCGGACTCCGCGCGTGCCTCGCCGGCCCGCGGCAGCGGGGCCGGCCGGATGCCCCAGGCTACGGACTTTCCGCTCCCCGTCCAGCCCCCTCCGGCGCCGCGTGCGCGGGGAGTTCGCCGCCGTCGCCCCTGAGGGCGGCCCCGGCGGCCAGGGGCGGGGCCGCCCCCGCAAGAGATCGAGCGCGGTGCCGACCCGGCGGGGTCGCCGCAGGCGGTGCGCCGGCGGAGACCCCGCCGGGTCGGCACCGCCGGCGGATCGCGGGCGGCGCCCACCGGGCGGGTTGCCCCGCCGCAGGCTCCCCCGGGCGGTGGGCGCACGGCGCGTCCCCGGGTGCCGGCGGTGGGGCCGGCACCCGGGGACGGAGTCCTCCGGGGCCCGGTGCGGCGCCGTCCGGCCCCCGCCGGACGGCGGCGCCTCAGGCCAGGTCCTCCTTCTTCGTGACGCACAGCGCCCAGATGACGAACCCGGAGATGGCGATCATCACGACCGACCACACCGGGTAGTACGGCAGCGAGAGGAAGTTGGCGATGATCACGAACCCGGCGATGACGACGCCGGCGATGCGTGCCCAGAGCGACGCCGAGAAGAGGCCGACGCCGACGAGGACGGCCGCGATCCCCAGGAAGAGGTGGACCCAGCCCCAGCCGGTGAGGTCGAACTGGAAGACGTAGTTCGGCGTGGTGACGAAGACGTCGTCCTCGGCGATCGCCATGATGCCCCGGAAGATGTCGAGGACACCGACGAGCATCAGCATCACGGCGCCGAAGACCGTCAGGCCTGATGCCCATTCCTGCTTGGCGGAGTGTGCGTGGCCCTGCTCGGCCGAGTGCATGCGGGGGGTGTGTGCCGTGGTCATGGTGCTGCCTGCCTTTCTGCCCTGTGGTCAGCCGCGGGCGGCACCGTCGCCGGTGCCGGTGGCCGTGGACGCGGTCTTCGGGGCCTGGCCGCCGAGGACCAGTTCCTTGGCCCGGCGGTACTCGTCCTCCGAGATGTCCCCGCGGGCGCGGATCTCGGAGAGCCGGGCGAGTTCGTCGACGCTGCTGCGGGCCGGACCGCCGCCCGCCGTCTCCTTGATGTAGTCGTCGAACGCCCGCTGCCGCGCCCGGGCGTGCGCCGTCTCGCGCGCGCCCATGGTCCGGCCGCGGGCGATGACGTAGACGAACACGCCGACGAACGGCAGCAGGACCACGAAGACGAGCCAGCCCGTCTTCCCCCAGCCGCCCAGGCTGTCGTCACGGAAGATGTCGCCGATGATCCGGATCAGCAGGATGAACCACATGATCCACAGGAAGAACCACAGCATGGTCCAGAACATGCTCAGCAGGGGGAAGTCGTAGGCGAGGTGGGTGCTCATCGTGCTCCTCCGTTCCGGCGGGAGCCGGACGTCCGGTGTCTCCTGTTCTCAGCGTGCGCACGCCAGGCGGGCCGGGCCTCACCCGGGAGGGGTGAGGCCCGGGGCACGCCCGGGGCGTCGCCGTACGCACCCGGCCGCTGCCCCGCCGTCACGGACCCGCCCGCCCCGGTCCGCCCGCCGGCACGGCGGGCGACGGGCCCCGGGCCGCCGCGAACACGGCCAGCAGCGCGAGGACAGCCAGCATCAGGCAGAGGACCAGCGCGACGGCGCCGACGGTGGGGTGGTTCCACAGCAGCAGGACGAGCACGCCGGCCGCGACGACGGCCCCGGTGGTCCACGACCGGTGGGCGTCCAGCCACCGCCCGGCCGTGCCGGTGCGCAGCCCGCCGCGCTCCAGGGCGCGTCCGGCGGCGCCGGTGGCGCGGGCCGCCGCCCGCCGCACCGCGCGCGCGGCCCGCCCGGGCCCGTACAGGCAGGCGGCGAGGGCGGTGACCGCGGCGACGACCAGCAGGGTGCGGGTGCTGTCCCGCAGGAAGCGGACGAAGGTGTCGTAGATCGCCGCGGCGGCGTCCGGCGGCAGCGTCGACGCGGGCACGGCGTCCAGGTAGACCCGGCGCACCACGGCCAGCGCGATCAGCAGGACCACCATCGCCAGGCCGACGCCGACGGCCGTGACGAGCAGCATCGTGCGGTGGGCCGGGGCCGTCCACACGGCGAGGGCCGCGAGCGCGACGGTGATCACGGGGAGCCAGGTGCCGACGACGTCGAGCACCCGCATGACGCCCTGCGCCTCGGAGAGCTTGTCGGTCTGGAAGAGGGTGATCTGCCGGTCGGCGGCCGGAATGGCGTCGGCCTTCTCGAATCCGGCGTCGACCAGCCGCTGCTTGACCACGTCGACCACGGTGCCGAGGTCCAGTGTCACCGTGTCGCCCTGGGCGCGCAGGGCGCCGCTGTCACCACCGGTGAGCATGTCGACGACGGCCGCGTGGGCGCGGCGGTTGGCCGTCTCCCAGGCCTGCTCGAAGGCGTCACCGGTGACGACGCGGT
This window contains:
- a CDS encoding phytoene desaturase family protein, which translates into the protein MPSMLDAVVVGAGPNGLTAAAELARRGFSVAVFEALDTVGGGARTEELTLPGFRHDPCSAVHPLGIGSPAFGRMPLERHGLTWLHPELPLAHPFPDGTAAVLSRSVAETALSLGASDAGAYRRLLAPYLGRWDTIAADFLRTPWDGLPRDPLRFARFGLDAIRPASWLARRFEGDKGRALLAGLAAHAIAPTSGIATGGIALMFALAAHEVGWPVPRGGSQAISDALASYLRELGGTIHTGTEVKRLDELPPARAYVFDTSPTALARIAGLGNAYWRYRYGAAAFKIDYALSGPVPWTSPQARTAGTVHIGPTAGEIDAALRAAAEGREPSVPFLITAQPSIVDPGRAPEGRHVLWAYGHVPAGWEGDATDVVERQIERFAPGFRDLVLARAVAGPPQLAARNANYVAGDIACGAFAGLQTVIRPRLARVPYATSHPAVFICSSATPPGPGVHGMSGHHAAKAVWRALRAA
- a CDS encoding nucleotidyltransferase family protein codes for the protein MDETIRRMAGRLLTVPGVRAVALGGSRARGAHRPDSDWDLGVYYRGGVDTRALARLASEVTGEEVDVAGPGGWGPWVDGGAWLRVDGVPVDWILRDLDRVRRVWSDCREGRYEVGVQPGHPLGFWSPAYPGEVSLCRVLADSEGELGALREETRHYPEPLRAALAGASWEAEFSVAAARKSVGAGDTLHVALCLSRAFGVLAQSLHAWHRVWCLNEKGALAAAAALPGAPRDLVARVSDILTALDAPAVDAADALVRETRALLT
- a CDS encoding gamma-glutamyltransferase family protein, whose amino-acid sequence is MPFTTRPTLQGTFGMVSSTHWLASQSAMAVLERGGNAYDAAVAAGFVLHVVEPHLCGPAGEVPVLLAPAGGEVRVLCGQGVAPAGATPAHYRGLGLDVVPGTGPLAAAVPGAFDAWMLLLRDWGTLSLADVLGYAIGYAEHGHAPVERVGETVESVRRLFETEWTTSAEVYLPGGRPPRPGELFRNPALAATWRRLVAEAEAAAPDREGRIDAAREVWRTGFVADALVRQAARPTLDTSGERHAGTLAAADLASWSASCEAPVSHEWRGWTVCKAGPWSQGPVLLQQLALLPPELPAHGSGEYVHLLVEGCKLAMADREAWYGDAAPVPLAELLSEPYNAARRALIGEKASYELRPGAPGGRPPLLSPHALTVLGDTAGAPGAGEPTVSRDGATRGDTCHVDVVDRWGNMVAATPSGGWLQSNPVVPELGFPLGTRLQMTWLEPGLPNTLTPGRRPRTTLTPSIALRDGEPVLAFGTPGGDQQDQWQLHFLLALEQLPHVRGGWDLQGAVDAPNWHNESFPGSFHPRGMRPGSLTVESRTAPETVADLRGRGHDVTVGGAWSEGRLCAVARDPRTGVLSAAANPRGMQGYAVGR
- a CDS encoding DUF7144 family membrane protein, giving the protein MTTAHTPRMHSAEQGHAHSAKQEWASGLTVFGAVMLMLVGVLDIFRGIMAIAEDDVFVTTPNYVFQFDLTGWGWVHLFLGIAAVLVGVGLFSASLWARIAGVVIAGFVIIANFLSLPYYPVWSVVMIAISGFVIWALCVTKKEDLA
- a CDS encoding inositol monophosphatase family protein, coding for MIDDFLSGDLSDVEEAIRKAVATEITPRFRRLADHEIDQKRGPHDLVTAADRLAEEHLTASLTALLPGSVVVGEESVHADPAVYDALRGDTPVWIVDPVDGTRQFVEGDPGFCTLVALAHRGELLASWTYAPVPDELAFAVRGGGARLDGRPLLAGSPEPGAALRVAISNPDYSSPEEKRLLLGLSVPGVLPKPCGSAGLEYLRVARGELDATVFSWEYAWDHAAGLLLVTEAGGCQLTVAGRPFSVAGGNTLPFTAARDEPTARGLLALLS
- a CDS encoding SHOCT domain-containing protein, encoding MSTHLAYDFPLLSMFWTMLWFFLWIMWFILLIRIIGDIFRDDSLGGWGKTGWLVFVVLLPFVGVFVYVIARGRTMGARETAHARARQRAFDDYIKETAGGGPARSSVDELARLSEIRARGDISEDEYRRAKELVLGGQAPKTASTATGTGDGAARG